A window of Ictidomys tridecemlineatus isolate mIctTri1 chromosome 15, mIctTri1.hap1, whole genome shotgun sequence contains these coding sequences:
- the LOC144370969 gene encoding interferon lambda-4-like — translation MVLRPLRKVDTTLHTTQETERGTSSLRVRIGGAEMRPRSGAFWVALWLWVLWTLGVASDSSGTVPRRCLLSHYRFLDPRALAAVKALRNSYEEETLSWRPRNCSFRPRRDHPRPSSCAALRHVARSIADAQAVLSGLRHPEKLPGTDQTLQLLAAAGRDLETCLQLIPQGSRRKSPRPPRRHHKPRRADSPGCHEASVIFNLLRLLTRDLRLVAHSGPCV, via the exons ATGGTCCTGAGGCCACTGCGGAAGGTGGACACCACTCTGCACACCACACAGGAGACAGAGAGGGGCACCTCCAGTCTTCGAGTGCGCATCGGAG GAGCAGAGATGAGGCCCAGGAGCGGAGCTTTTTGGGTGGCCTTGTGGCTGTGGGTCCTGTGGACACTGGGTGTGGCGTCGGACTCCAGTGGGACAGTGCCCAGGCGCTGCCTGCTGTCGCACTACCGCTTTCTGGACCCCAGAGCGCTGGCGGCGGTCAAGGCGCTGAGGAACAGCTAC GAGGAAGAGACCCTGAGCTGGAGGCCACGCAACTGCTCCTTCCGCCCCCGCAGGGACCATCCGCGGCCCTCG TCCTGTGCTGCGCTGCGCCACGTGGCCCGCAGCATCGCGGACGCCCAGGCGGTGCTGAGTGGCCTGCGACACCCAGAGAAGCTCCCTGGCACCGACCAGACCCTGCAGCTGCTGGCGGCCGCGGGACGCGACCTGGAGACCTGC CTCCAGCTGATCCCGCAGGGCTCCAGGAGGAAGTCCCCCAGGCCACCGCGGAGGCATCACAAACCGCGCAGAGCT GACTCGCCTGGCTGCCATGAAGCCTCTGTCATCTTCAACCTGCTGCGCCTGCTCACGCGGGACCTCAGGCTGGTGGCGCACTCGGGACCCTGTGTCTGA